The following DNA comes from Thermococcus piezophilus.
CCCAGCGTTCTGGTGTACATCGCGCCGCCGGTGGTCAAGATAGTTGGCGCCTTCGGGGCGAGGATAACGAGCATAGAGAAGGCCGAGGGGAAGATTCTCCTGGTGATGAACAGCGCACCCAACACAAGTGAAACTGAGGCGACGCCCTTCGATACGGGGCGTTAGGGACATCGTTCTCCTCGATGAGAAAATCCTCCAAGAAAGACCTCCAGCTGTAAGCTTTTCCCTGCCCCTGTCACTCCCGAGCATGGCCAGAAACTTTGGGGCGGGGACGTTCGGATGAATTCCACTCGACGGCTACCGCGAGCTGAGGGCTGTGTTCTACCTGAGTTCTGACAACAGGGTCACCGTTTACGAGTACGACCTCTTGCTTCCTCCCACTAAGGCTCAGGCCGAGACCTTTGAGCTGAAGTGAGGGAAGAACGTCCTGGATCTAAGTTACTTCAGCGGAATCGCTTCGTTCGAACTCGAAAAGGAAGATCTGAAATGAAAAGTCAGAATAGATCTTCGCTGATTCCTTTTTATTTCCTCAGGACTCCGCCTTGCCGAGGAGGTTGTTCCAGCTGTGACTGGACTTGATGAGATCCGCAACTGTTAAGTGCTCCTCACCGGTAACCTCGGGCTCAAGCTCCTTCAGCTTTCCGATGAGCTCCTCCCGGCTCAGCTTTTCCTCATCAAACACCACGTAGCCGTTCCGGGCGAAGCCGTTGATGAAGGCCCGCCATATTCTTGTATCCGTCAGGAGTTCGTACTGCTTTGCTCTGGCTTCCTCGGGGGTTATCCTTCCGAACCTGAAGTCGAGTTTTGTGAGGGTTTTCTCGGGGTTCATTGCCACCACCTCAGGCCTTCGTATTTATCGTTCCGAAGTAGTCCTCTATGTCGATGTAGGTCTTTTTGTAGAGCTCGCTGTTCTTCATCTTCTCGACGAACTCTTTTGTCCTTACGTACTTGTCCTTCTTGTAGTCCCAGTCTGGGTGCAGCTTCTTCCACTCCTCCCAGGTGTAGCTGAACTGGGCCTGGACCTTGTCTCTGTAGAGCTCTGGAATCACGTTGAAGGCACAGAACGGCACTATTCTTCCGTCGGGCAGGGCGTAGTGGATGACGCAGCGCTCAACCCTCTCGACGTCGTAGTTGTACTCGTCCATGAAGTGCATCATTCCGAGGAAGAGCGCGTTGATGTGGAACTTTCCAAGGGCCTCGTAGTTTCCGTGCATGAAGGCGTTCTTGATGAGGCCGAGGACGTCGAGGTCTTTGGGAGCGTACTTTTCGTCGTAGAAGCTCTTGAACTTGAGGAATATCTCGGCTCCGAGCTTGAGCTTCTGGAGCCTGCCGAGTTGCTTCCACTTCTCTATTTCCTCAGCCCTGCTCTCAAGGTACTCGACGAAGCCCTCAACATCAAGGAAGCGCGAGATCGGAACGACGCGCTTCTTTTCCCTGTCGAGGAAGACGTAGGTGGCAGCACCGCAGCAGTAATGGCTGGTCATGTAGTAGCGAGAGCCGGTGAAGGCCTCGAAAAAGCGCGCTATGTGGCCGGCTATCGGTATTGGGTACCAGT
Coding sequences within:
- a CDS encoding DUF3213 domain-containing protein, translated to MNPEKTLTKLDFRFGRITPEEARAKQYELLTDTRIWRAFINGFARNGYVVFDEEKLSREELIGKLKELEPEVTGEEHLTVADLIKSSHSWNNLLGKAES